From Antechinus flavipes isolate AdamAnt ecotype Samford, QLD, Australia chromosome 1, AdamAnt_v2, whole genome shotgun sequence:
AGCAAaggtaaaaaattatatatacatatatgtatatacacacattaatgCAGACACGGTTAAGTTACATTCCATCTTGCTGTCCAGGGGgagggaatgaagaagaaaagtttggaacacaaggctttgcaaggtgatgttgaaaactatctttgcatggattttgaaaataaaaagctattattgttttttaaataatttaatgcaGAGATTGGGAAGACAGAAACCAATTGCGGTTTTCAGAACtcagttggaagggaccttaccTTATCATTTACTTGTAGTAGTAACAGGCCAGCTTGCTCTAGTTTTCCTGTCATTTCAGTATAAAGTTGGGGGCGGACGGACGGAGGATGGGGAGGGAGTCCTGGGCGCGGAGCCAGCCGAGCGGTAGTGAGGCCCGGGGGAGGAGGCCGCCCGGAGGCCAGCTCAGGGGAGGAGGCGGCAGTTGCGGCGGAGGAGGCGCCCGCACTAGTTCGCTCCCCGCTTTGGCCCGCACCGTGCGCGCTCCCGCCATACCCGCTCTGGCCCCGCCTCCAGATGCCCGGAGGGGTATAAAGGCAGTGTAGCCGCCCTGCTCGGTCGGTTCGAGATGGAGCAGCGGGAGGAGCGGTCAGTGAGCCCCGGCTCGGGCCCTGACCTTTGCCCCAGCGAGCCCCTGCCTCTGGCGCTGGACTTCACTGTGGAGAACGTGGAGAAGGCCCTAAACCTGCTCTACTATGACCCTGACATCGAGAAAAAGAACGTGGCCCAGGAGTGGCTGGTGCAGGCCCAGCTCTCCCCTCAGGCCTGGCACTTCAGCTGGCAGCTGCTGCAGCCCGACAAGGTCCCCGAGATTCAGTACTTTGGCGCCAGCTCCCTGTACCTCAAGATATCCCGCTACTGGAGCGACATTCCCGCGGACCAGTACGAGAATCTGAAGGCCCAGCTGGTGGCGCACATAGGCCGCTTCGCCAGCGGCCCCAAGATGGTGTTGACGCGGCTGTGCGTCACGCTAGCCTCGCTGGCCCTGAGCATGATGCCGGACGCGTGGCCCTCTGCCGTGGCGGACATGGTGGGCCTGCTGCAGACCGAGGAGGCCGCCGGCGACTGGCAGGACCACTGCTTGGCCCTGCTGGAGCTCATGATCGTGCTTCCCGAGGAGCTCGAGACGAGCCGGCTCCCGCAGGAGCGCCAGAGCCTGGTGCGGGCTATCCTGGCGCAGGAGTACCGAGCCATCTTCCCGCTGCTGGAGCAGCTGCTGCTGCAGCCCCAGCTGCCCGGCGCCATCAAGCAGAAGGCGCTCAAGTGCTTCTGCAGCTGGGTGCCCCTGGAGGTGCCGCTCCTGGACTGCGAGCTGCTGATGCAGGCCGCCTTCGAGGCCCTCAGCGACCCCGAACTCTTCGACAGCAGCGTGGAGGCCATCGTCAGCGCCATCTCGCAGCCTGATTCGCAGAGGTACGTGACCACACTGCTCAAGCTGGTTCCCCTGGTGCTGGGGCTGCAGGAGCAGCTGCAGCAGGCGGTGCAGAACGGGGACTTGGAGACGTCTCACGGGATCTGCAGAGTTGCCGTGGCTTTGGGGGAGAACCACTCGAGAGCCCTGCTGGACCAGATGGAGCACTGGCAAAGTTTCTTGGCCTTGGTCAACATGATCATGTTCTGCACGGGCATCCCCGGCCACTCGATGGTGGTCAATGAGATCACCAGCTCCATGACGCTCACGTTCTGGTACACCCTGCAGGATGACATCTTGTCCCTAGAGGCAGAGAAGCAGGCCATGTGCCAGCAGCTGTATCGCCCTGTCTACTTCCACCTGGTGGACGTGCTCCTTTATAAGGCCCAGTTTCCCGCAGATGAAGAGTACAGCTTCTGGTCTTCAGATGAGAAGGAGCAGTTCCGGATCTACAGAGTGGACATTTCGGACACCCTCGTGAACATGTACGAGTTGCTAGGGGCAGAGATGCTGAATAGCCTCTATGACAAGCTGGGCCGCCTGCTCACCAACCCCCAGCAGCCTTGCGCCTGGCAGCACACCGAGGCTCTGCTCTATGGGTTCCAGTCCATTGCAGAAACCATTGATGTCAATCACTCCGAGGCGGTACCGGGACTCGTGGACCTCATCCCCCGCATCAGCATCAGCAACGTGCACCTGGCCGACACTGTCATGTTCACCATCGGGGCCCTGTCGGAGTGGCTGGCCGACCACCCCGGCATGATTAACGGGGTCCTGCCCCTGGTGCTGCACTCACTGGCCAATCCAGCCCTCTCCGTGTCTTCTGTGTCCACCCTCAAGAAGATCTGCCGGGAGTGCAAGAACGAGCTGCCTCCGTTTGCCGCCAACATTGTCGCAGTGTCCCAGGAGGTGCTGATGAAGCAGGTTCACAAGACGGGTCAGTGCATGTGGCTGATGCAAGCCCTTGGTTTTCTGCTGTCCTCCTTGCAAGTGGAAGAGAGTCTGAAAAACCTCCACTCGCTGGTCACACCCTTCATCCATCAGCTGGGGAGGCTGGCTGAGGAAATGACCAGCCCGGCTAACAAGCTGGCCATCGTCCACATCCTGGGGCTCATCTCAAACCTCCTCTCTACACTGGACATCAGTCACCATGAGGACCAGAGTGAATGCTCCCAGTTGAGTAAGCTGCCCATACCCCAGAAATGCAACCCGGTGGAGACTGTGCTGCAGCAAGTTTTCCAGCTCATCCAGAAGGTGCTGAGCAAGTGGTTAAATGATGCCCAGGTGGTAGAGGCGGTGTGCACCATCTTGGAGAAATCCGTCAAGACCTTGCTGGATGACTTTGCACCCATGATCCCCCAGCTCTGTGAGATGCTGAGACAGATGTTCAACGCAGTTCCTCAGGCCTCTGCCCTCAATCTCACTCGCCAGCTGGTACGCATCTTTGCCCACGAGCCGGCCCACTTTCCTCCCATCAAGGACCTCTTCTTCTTCATTACCTCTATCACACTTACCCACTTCCAGCAAGGGCCCAGGAATCATCGTGATGTTGATTCATTTATGCAACTCCTGGCCCAGGTCCTGAAGCAGAAGCCCGACCTCTTCCTATCTGACAGCCTGGATGTCAAGGCTATGTTCCAGTGCGGTCTGCTGGCACTCAGGTTTCCCGAGGCCCTGACGGTCAAGGCCGCCTGTGGCTTCTTCGCAGAATTGCTGCCCCAGTGTGAGGAGATCCCATCCATCAGGCAGGTGGTCCATGAGCACGGCAAAGTGCTGCTGCAGACTGTGCTCGAGGTGGTCAGTGGTCAGGTCTCCCGCAGCCTCCTGGATTCCTTTGCGGATGTCATCTTTGCCCTCAACAAAAACTGTTTCAGCTGCCTTAGCGAGTGGATCAAGGAGGTGATGCAGCTACAGGGTTTTCCCTCGCCTCTGCTTAATGCCGAGCAGAGAGATACCTTTATCCAGCAGGTCCTCAAAAGACGGGTGAACAAGCGTCGCGTGAAGGAGATGGTGAAAGAGTTAATGCTGCTCTGCCGGGAGGTCGAGGACCTTGACTGCACTGCTGACTACTTCGGGTTTGCTGAGTGCGAGTTTCTGTAGAATAAGCCCCAAACATTCCTTCTGTAGAAAATAAGTATTAAGTTTTGTTGTCAATCAAAGACACAGAGCTACGGTTCTGGTAAACTGTCAGAGTGCAATGTAACTAATACCTGAAAGTATCTATTTTCCTATTATCCTATCTTCCTtcctaagtttttcttttctttttttggattgcCAATCTTTACCCATGTTTAATTGACTTTGCCCTAGGTGCCAAAATTCCTAGTTATAGTACTGTTGATAGTAGTACTGTTGATAGAAATTCCAACTTTCATCAGAAGTGGAGAGGCTTTTTTATGACAATGGGAATGGTCCATAGCAAGAATGCTGAATCAGGAAACCAAGGTTTCTGTGTATGCtgtttattgatgtttttttttaaactgatgccCCATATCATTTTTCTGTATGCTTAGTGGTAATTTCTGTGACTgattttgaatttctattttctaaaatagCCAGCAAGCAGCTGGATAAGTGTGAGCTGCCAAGAAAACAGATGCTTTCAAAAGTCAAAACTACAAAGAAGTATATTACTGGGGTTTCACTGTTACATAAGGTCCAGTTCCCACTGATGTATGGTAACTTGATATAGAACTTCCACCTTATGGGATTAATAATAGAAGGAATTTTCTCCTGACTTTTAAGTTGTGGGATCTTTAGATGTGAAGATTGTTCATCCCCAAGCCCTGCACAGTTCAGGGCAGCCCCTTGGGGTACCTCAGGGTTCTCAAATATATGGGATTTTGATCTGATAGAATTGAGAGATCATAGAGAAGCTCAAAATTACATAACCTTGGTTATCTAGGTAATTCATGGAGAATTCATTTCCTACTTTATGAAGTCCATATGACTTAACTATATGTCAGGGAATAGTTGTATAGTATTTGCTACTACTCCATTTACCAATTAGAATTCAAAACCATATCTTTATTCAAATGAATAATACATCCTTTTCAGGTGTTTCTGAAACTTATTTGTTTGGGCTAATTAATCTCCAAACCAGGAAAATGTAGGCAAGGgtataattctcttttatttccccTGGGTTTGGAGAGAGTCAAGTTGATTCCTCCCATTTGTAAAGTTAAGCTAATCTTTTGGAAAATGTACGAATTATAACAAACACCAGGAGAGCCCTGTGACTCCTGAGTATGAATGTCATTCCAAAGTGCCATGCTTTTGTACCTCAGtggttttgttctcttt
This genomic window contains:
- the LOC127556662 gene encoding importin-13-like — encoded protein: MEQREERSVSPGSGPDLCPSEPLPLALDFTVENVEKALNLLYYDPDIEKKNVAQEWLVQAQLSPQAWHFSWQLLQPDKVPEIQYFGASSLYLKISRYWSDIPADQYENLKAQLVAHIGRFASGPKMVLTRLCVTLASLALSMMPDAWPSAVADMVGLLQTEEAAGDWQDHCLALLELMIVLPEELETSRLPQERQSLVRAILAQEYRAIFPLLEQLLLQPQLPGAIKQKALKCFCSWVPLEVPLLDCELLMQAAFEALSDPELFDSSVEAIVSAISQPDSQRYVTTLLKLVPLVLGLQEQLQQAVQNGDLETSHGICRVAVALGENHSRALLDQMEHWQSFLALVNMIMFCTGIPGHSMVVNEITSSMTLTFWYTLQDDILSLEAEKQAMCQQLYRPVYFHLVDVLLYKAQFPADEEYSFWSSDEKEQFRIYRVDISDTLVNMYELLGAEMLNSLYDKLGRLLTNPQQPCAWQHTEALLYGFQSIAETIDVNHSEAVPGLVDLIPRISISNVHLADTVMFTIGALSEWLADHPGMINGVLPLVLHSLANPALSVSSVSTLKKICRECKNELPPFAANIVAVSQEVLMKQVHKTGQCMWLMQALGFLLSSLQVEESLKNLHSLVTPFIHQLGRLAEEMTSPANKLAIVHILGLISNLLSTLDISHHEDQSECSQLSKLPIPQKCNPVETVLQQVFQLIQKVLSKWLNDAQVVEAVCTILEKSVKTLLDDFAPMIPQLCEMLRQMFNAVPQASALNLTRQLVRIFAHEPAHFPPIKDLFFFITSITLTHFQQGPRNHRDVDSFMQLLAQVLKQKPDLFLSDSLDVKAMFQCGLLALRFPEALTVKAACGFFAELLPQCEEIPSIRQVVHEHGKVLLQTVLEVVSGQVSRSLLDSFADVIFALNKNCFSCLSEWIKEVMQLQGFPSPLLNAEQRDTFIQQVLKRRVNKRRVKEMVKELMLLCREVEDLDCTADYFGFAECEFL